In a genomic window of Anomaloglossus baeobatrachus isolate aAnoBae1 unplaced genomic scaffold, aAnoBae1.hap1 Scaffold_464, whole genome shotgun sequence:
- the LOC142280931 gene encoding olfactory receptor 11A1-like: protein MCAGNESTVTEFFILGFKNIENFKFSLFGLFLLTYIVILLGNVSIIILVSTCHHLQVPMYLFLRNLSVTDLLFTTNIMPYMLYLIVMGGGDMSITGCFIQYYVYCGSTYTQSLILMVMAFDRYVAICHPLHYAALMNHKLCRHFIFWPWAICFVLFPIEIAMLFQLQFCGSKIIEHYFCDFAPIMAIASSDTSIVEMEDLIFSIPLMLMPFVMITVSYFCIVISILKITSMAGRWKAFSTCSTHLTNIFIFYGTQITIYMFPVGEDTFYGKTVKSLLYTVLTPFINPIIYTMRNKEIKRAMQKILYKKSKRTSPIYPMFS, encoded by the coding sequence ATGTGTGCGGGTAACGAGTCCACCGTCACAGAATTCTTCATTCTTGGATTTAAGAACATAGAAAACTTTAAGTTCTCCCTTTTCGGTCTCTTTCTCCTGACTTATATTGTGATTCTGCTTGGAAATGTCTCCATTATCATATTGGTGTCCACGTGCCACCACCTGCAGGTGCCCATGTACCTGTTCCTCCGCAATCTCTCGGTGACGGACCTCTTGTTTACCACCAATATTATGCCTTACATGTTGTATCTCATAGTGATGGGAGGAGGGGACATGTCCATCACCGGATGCTTCATCCAGTATTATGTGTACTGTGGCTCCACTTATACTCAGTCCCTGATCCTTATGGTGATGGCCTTTGACCGGTACGTGGCCATTTGTCATCCTTTGCACTATGCGGCTCTGATGAACCACAAGCTTTGCCGGCACTTCATCTTCTGGCCATGGGCCATTTGCTTTGTCCTGTTCCCCATTGAAATCGCAATGTTATTCCAATTACAGTTTTGTGGCTCCAAAATCATTGAACATTACTTCTGTGACTTTGCTCCCATCATGGCCATAGCCTCCTCGGATACGTCCATAGTAGAGATGGAAGACCTCATATTTTCCATCCCACTCATGCTCATGCCCTTTGTGATGATCACCGTCTCCTATTTCTGCATTGTCATCTCCATCCTCAAGATTACGTCCATGGCAGGACGGTGGAAGGCGTTCTCCACCTGCAGCACGCATCTCACCAACATCTTCATCTTCTACGGGACACAAATTACAATCTATATGTTCCCAGTTGGTGAAGATACTTTCTATGGGAAAACAGTAAAATCATTGTTGTACACGGTGCTGACACCTTTCATTAACCCCATCATATACACTATGAGGAACAAAGAGATCAAGAGAGCCATGCAGAAAATACTGTATAAAAAGAGTAAAAGGACTTCTCCTATATATCCCATGTTCAGCTAA